From a single Chlamydia muridarum str. Nigg genomic region:
- a CDS encoding anti-sigma factor antagonist, translating to MSNFQKEEQGQTGILHLQGKLDGVSSPAVQESISESLSNGMKNIILDCAALDYISSAGIRVLLQSYHQVGKNAGKIALTSISKTVEQTLYVTGFLSYFKVFDSINEALQALEKENS from the coding sequence ATGAGTAATTTTCAAAAAGAAGAACAAGGCCAAACAGGCATCCTTCATTTACAAGGAAAACTCGATGGTGTCTCCTCCCCTGCCGTACAAGAAAGCATTTCCGAATCTCTTTCGAATGGAATGAAAAACATTATTCTGGATTGTGCCGCTTTAGATTATATATCTAGCGCAGGGATTCGCGTTCTCTTACAGAGCTATCATCAGGTAGGAAAAAATGCGGGGAAAATTGCTCTAACCTCTATCTCCAAGACCGTCGAACAGACTCTTTACGTCACAGGATTTTTGTCTTATTTCAAAGTTTTTGACTCTATAAATGAAGCCTTACAAGCTTTAGAAAAAGAAAACTCCTAG
- a CDS encoding DUF3604 domain-containing protein: MRRSVCYVTPSVARAGQISTWRFEYSSANFLPEGTLLKFDLGIDGRPIDWEIPSTDLSQPCNTIYLETPSESIVTAKAVYAPGSYIPTFEFILPCEIEAGDTFSIILGSSPNFPQEDASGNGAQLFTQRRKPFSLYVDPTGKGNFEDPDIFTIDIRGNVLKNIRIFAPSYVVKNKRFDITVRFEDEFGNLTNFSPEETQIELSYEHLRENLSWQLFIPETGFVILPNLYFNEPGIYRIQLRNQATKEIFTSAPIKCFTETSPHLLWGLLHGESERVDSEGNIESCLRYFRDDCALNFFATSSFEIQDGLTPETIKSINQTVSDFNEEDRFIALSGAQYVSEEPGEGIREVLLIKEPKSPGKHKECKLFPLSKLYKQSTSHELISIPSFTASKKFGCDFQNFHAEFERVVEIYNAWGCSERTEAEGNPFPIKGSIDSENPEGTILSALKRNLRFGFVAGGLDDRNLYSNFFDSDQQQYSPGLTAVICNKYSRDSLLEALYQRQCYATTGQRIIVSFQITSAPMGSELSTAIKPGLMINRHISGYVAGTAKISTIEIIRNGDTLHTFYPDGNNFEYEYDDLTPFAQATLADPKNGAPFAFYYLRVTQENGAMAWSSPIWIDLN; this comes from the coding sequence ATGCGCAGATCTGTTTGTTACGTTACTCCTTCAGTTGCTAGGGCTGGTCAAATTTCTACCTGGAGGTTTGAATATTCTTCAGCTAATTTCCTTCCCGAGGGGACATTATTAAAATTTGATTTAGGAATAGATGGACGTCCTATAGACTGGGAGATTCCTTCTACAGACCTCTCTCAACCATGTAATACGATCTACTTGGAAACTCCCTCTGAGAGTATCGTAACAGCAAAAGCTGTTTATGCTCCCGGATCCTACATCCCTACATTTGAATTTATTCTTCCTTGCGAAATAGAAGCAGGAGACACCTTCTCCATCATTCTTGGAAGTTCTCCTAATTTTCCTCAAGAAGATGCTTCTGGCAACGGAGCCCAATTATTTACCCAGCGTCGTAAACCTTTTTCCCTTTACGTTGATCCAACGGGAAAAGGAAATTTTGAAGATCCTGATATCTTCACAATAGACATCCGCGGAAATGTTTTAAAAAATATCCGTATCTTTGCTCCTTCTTATGTGGTCAAAAATAAGCGCTTTGATATTACAGTTCGCTTCGAAGATGAATTTGGAAATTTAACAAACTTTTCCCCAGAAGAGACCCAGATCGAACTTTCGTATGAGCATCTGCGAGAAAATCTCAGTTGGCAATTATTTATTCCTGAAACAGGATTCGTTATTCTCCCGAATCTTTATTTCAATGAACCTGGGATTTACCGTATTCAATTACGCAATCAAGCCACCAAAGAGATTTTTACGTCTGCTCCAATCAAATGTTTTACAGAAACGTCACCCCATCTTTTATGGGGTCTGCTGCATGGAGAATCTGAGCGTGTAGATTCGGAAGGCAATATTGAATCCTGCTTACGTTATTTCCGAGATGACTGCGCTTTGAACTTCTTTGCCACATCTTCTTTCGAAATTCAAGATGGGCTTACTCCCGAAACGATTAAAAGCATTAATCAAACGGTCTCTGATTTCAATGAAGAAGATCGTTTCATTGCCCTGTCGGGGGCACAATATGTTTCTGAAGAACCTGGCGAGGGAATTCGTGAAGTCCTTCTAATAAAAGAGCCTAAATCTCCAGGAAAGCACAAAGAGTGTAAGTTATTCCCCCTATCTAAACTATATAAGCAATCAACCAGTCATGAGTTAATTTCGATCCCTAGCTTTACTGCATCGAAAAAATTTGGTTGTGATTTTCAAAATTTCCATGCCGAATTTGAGCGAGTTGTAGAGATTTACAATGCCTGGGGATGTTCTGAAAGAACTGAAGCTGAAGGGAATCCATTCCCTATTAAAGGTTCTATCGACTCAGAGAATCCAGAAGGGACTATTTTGTCTGCTTTAAAGAGAAATCTACGTTTTGGATTTGTAGCTGGCGGTCTCGATGATAGAAACTTGTACAGTAACTTTTTTGATTCCGATCAACAGCAATACTCTCCTGGATTAACTGCAGTCATTTGTAATAAATATTCTCGTGATTCTCTGCTTGAAGCTCTATACCAACGACAATGCTATGCGACAACAGGTCAAAGAATCATTGTAAGTTTTCAAATTACATCGGCTCCTATGGGTTCTGAGCTCTCCACAGCTATCAAACCAGGACTAATGATTAATAGACATATTTCAGGATACGTAGCGGGGACTGCAAAGATTTCTACTATCGAAATCATCCGTAATGGAGATACACTCCACACCTTCTACCCTGATGGCAACAATTTTGAATATGAGTATGACGATCTGACTCCATTTGCTCAGGCTACTCTTGCAGATCCTAAAAATGGGGCTCCTTTTGCCTTTTATTACTTACGAGTAACTCAAGAAAATGGAGCTATGGCATGGAGTTCTCCTATTTGGATAGATCTCAACTAA
- a CDS encoding YSIRK-type signal peptide-containing protein (The YSIRK form of extended signal peptide directs nascent proteins to the cross-wall site, while signal peptides lacking YSIRK direct proteins instead to the cell pole. A large fraction of YSIRK proteins are surface proteins anchored by sortase-mediated processing of a C-terminal LPXTG motif.), with protein MTSLFLLICCATVLLSIGVASVLIGSFLLGRPLSKGCGRSDCCQKKKSCPYGNKNSQPDNDYDDLDNSHSS; from the coding sequence ATGACCTCTTTGTTTTTGCTCATCTGTTGTGCTACTGTTTTATTAAGTATAGGGGTAGCTTCTGTTCTGATAGGATCTTTTCTACTAGGAAGACCTTTATCTAAAGGTTGCGGCCGAAGTGATTGCTGTCAGAAAAAGAAGTCTTGCCCTTATGGAAACAAAAACTCGCAACCCGACAACGATTATGACGACCTCGACAACTCGCATTCTTCCTAA
- a CDS encoding CofH family radical SAM protein has product MTTSTTRILPKSAWLKTLFNDYLSGARLSEEQALQLLLIDDEDQQALWSFADQIRANRVGDTVYYSSTLYLYPTNFCQFNCTFCSFYAKPGNPSGWFFTPDQLIRSIKETTSPITETHIVAGCYPSCNLAYYEELFTKIKQNFPDLHIKALSAIEYAYLAKLENLSVREVMERLRIAGLDSIPGGGAEILVDEVRETLSRGRLSSQGFLDIHRTAHSLGIPSNATMLCYHRETPEDMVTHLSKLRSLQDETLGFKNFILLKFASENNALGKRLHKMTARHSIPPATIIAVARLFLDNFSNIKALWNYLGLDVALHLLSCGANDFSSTHLGEKVFQMSSSKEPIRMDIEGMAKLITQQGRIPCLVSSALV; this is encoded by the coding sequence ATGACGACCTCGACAACTCGCATTCTTCCTAAAAGTGCTTGGCTTAAAACTTTGTTTAACGACTATTTATCTGGAGCTCGTCTTTCTGAAGAACAGGCTTTGCAGTTGCTTCTTATTGATGATGAAGATCAGCAGGCGTTATGGAGTTTTGCTGATCAGATTCGCGCAAATCGTGTTGGCGATACCGTTTACTACTCTTCCACTCTCTATCTTTATCCCACAAACTTCTGCCAATTTAACTGCACTTTTTGTTCTTTCTACGCTAAACCAGGTAATCCTTCAGGCTGGTTCTTCACTCCTGATCAACTCATTCGTTCCATAAAAGAAACTACTTCCCCCATTACTGAAACCCATATCGTAGCAGGTTGCTATCCATCATGTAATCTTGCTTACTATGAAGAGCTGTTCACGAAAATTAAACAAAATTTTCCAGACCTACATATCAAAGCGCTTTCTGCTATTGAATATGCCTATCTAGCAAAACTGGAAAACCTTTCTGTCAGAGAGGTCATGGAACGACTACGTATTGCAGGCCTGGATTCTATTCCTGGGGGTGGTGCAGAGATTCTAGTTGATGAAGTGCGAGAAACCCTTTCTCGAGGAAGACTATCTTCCCAAGGTTTTTTAGATATCCATCGAACCGCACATTCTTTGGGAATTCCTAGTAATGCTACCATGCTTTGTTACCATCGAGAAACTCCAGAAGATATGGTAACACATCTGAGCAAGCTACGTTCTCTCCAGGATGAAACGTTGGGATTTAAAAATTTTATTCTCTTGAAGTTTGCCTCAGAAAATAATGCTTTAGGCAAACGATTACATAAAATGACTGCAAGACATTCTATTCCCCCCGCGACCATCATTGCAGTTGCTCGGCTGTTTTTAGATAATTTTTCCAATATTAAGGCTTTGTGGAATTATCTAGGGCTTGATGTTGCTCTGCACCTACTTTCTTGTGGAGCTAACGACTTTTCTTCCACACATCTAGGAGAAAAGGTTTTTCAAATGTCCTCTTCCAAAGAGCCCATCCGAATGGACATTGAAGGGATGGCTAAGCTGATTACGCAACAAGGTCGTATCCCATGTCTCGTCAGTTCCGCTCTTGTTTAA
- a CDS encoding menaquinone biosynthesis protein gives MSRQFRSCLTVGCVCYVNALPFSIGLSQAPGVSLQTDTPSNLVSKLLSKEIDYALTSVIAKFSSPLHQVSFFGIAAYQKILSVNLHATPQFFAKEAPRIAATKESRSSIALMRILCKNLWKIPFPSITLLSSKEILDQVELYDALLLIGDTALHHQIIPGFQTYDLVTSWHDLTSKPFVFAGVLSHSSTLPLQLQQEFFSSLHYFQDHREEIWRKAAALLKLPESLMQQYYSLCRYELSEEDFAGLQQFKNYYDKLPRQAEHPNHV, from the coding sequence ATGTCTCGTCAGTTCCGCTCTTGTTTAACTGTTGGGTGTGTATGCTACGTTAACGCCCTACCTTTTTCTATTGGGTTGTCCCAAGCTCCAGGAGTTTCTCTCCAGACGGATACGCCATCTAATCTGGTTTCTAAGCTACTTTCAAAGGAAATTGATTATGCATTAACTTCAGTAATAGCGAAATTTTCTTCTCCATTACACCAAGTTTCCTTTTTTGGAATTGCTGCCTATCAAAAAATCTTAAGTGTGAACTTACATGCCACGCCTCAATTTTTTGCTAAAGAGGCTCCACGTATAGCTGCTACCAAAGAAAGTCGCTCTTCAATTGCACTTATGCGCATTCTTTGCAAGAATCTTTGGAAAATTCCGTTTCCTTCCATTACCCTTCTTTCTTCAAAGGAAATTCTTGATCAAGTAGAGCTGTACGATGCTTTATTATTAATAGGAGATACAGCTCTCCACCACCAGATCATTCCTGGATTTCAAACTTATGACCTAGTAACTTCTTGGCATGACCTTACATCAAAACCATTCGTTTTTGCTGGAGTTCTTAGCCATTCTTCAACCCTTCCGTTGCAACTTCAGCAAGAATTTTTTTCTTCCCTCCATTATTTCCAAGATCATAGGGAGGAAATCTGGAGAAAAGCAGCCGCATTACTGAAGCTTCCAGAGTCACTAATGCAGCAATATTACTCTTTATGTCGTTACGAACTTTCTGAAGAAGATTTTGCAGGTTTACAACAGTTTAAGAACTATTATGACAAACTTCCAAGACAAGCCGAACATCCGAATCATGTTTGA
- the ubiE gene encoding bifunctional demethylmenaquinone methyltransferase/2-methoxy-6-polyprenyl-1,4-benzoquinol methylase UbiE: MTNFQDKPNIRIMFDSLAPTYDKINKILSLGLHLTWNHSFVSLLGRSDHLLDLCAGTGHVALSYIQKYPQASATLVDFSTKMLENVQECHPLAPFSYVISDVTSMPLPNDTFHLASMAYGLRNLSSPLEALKEVHRVLKPKGRLGILELTRPATYNPVHLLHKLYLNLVVPSVGRFYSGNSYAYSYLKESIRNLPCDTSLERVFHKSGLHIIRKRKLLFGTATIWILEK, encoded by the coding sequence ATGACAAACTTCCAAGACAAGCCGAACATCCGAATCATGTTTGATTCCCTAGCACCCACCTACGATAAAATTAATAAAATTCTGTCGTTAGGTTTGCACCTCACATGGAATCATTCTTTTGTTTCTCTTTTAGGTAGATCTGACCATTTATTGGATTTATGTGCTGGGACTGGACACGTGGCCTTGTCCTATATCCAAAAATATCCCCAAGCTTCGGCGACGCTCGTTGATTTTTCAACCAAAATGCTAGAAAATGTTCAGGAATGCCATCCTTTAGCTCCTTTCTCCTACGTCATAAGCGATGTAACAAGCATGCCTCTTCCGAATGACACTTTTCATTTAGCTTCTATGGCATATGGACTCCGGAATCTATCCTCCCCTCTTGAAGCGCTCAAGGAGGTACATAGGGTTTTAAAACCTAAAGGACGTTTAGGCATTCTTGAGCTGACTCGTCCAGCAACTTATAACCCAGTCCACCTGTTACATAAACTCTATCTTAATCTAGTTGTCCCTAGTGTTGGAAGGTTTTATTCCGGGAACAGTTACGCTTACTCTTACTTAAAAGAAAGCATCCGAAACCTTCCCTGCGACACCTCTCTGGAAAGAGTTTTTCACAAATCAGGGCTACACATTATCCGAAAACGAAAATTGCTCTTCGGAACTGCAACTATTTGGATTTTAGAAAAATAG
- a CDS encoding UPF0158 family protein: protein MTTYPVPQNPLLLRVLRLMDAFSKSDDERDFYVDRVEGFILYIDLDKDQEDLDKVYQELEENADRYCLIPKLTFYEIKKIMETFVNEKIYDIDTKEKFLEIVQSKNAREQFLEFLYDHETEQEKWQQFYVERSRIRIIEWLRNNKFQFVFEEDLDFSKHVLEQLKVHLFDAKVSKELTQARQLLVNKSKVYYSNEALNPRPKRGRPPKQSAKVEAETTVSSDIYTKVPSAARRFLFLPEITSASSLTFSEKFDTEEEFLAHLRGGGRLEDQLNLAKFSERFDSLRELSAKLGYDGDGDASDFFGEEYDDDDDDDDDVKPKKAAKRGRKKARS from the coding sequence ATGACAACATATCCTGTACCTCAAAATCCTCTTTTATTACGAGTCCTTCGCTTGATGGATGCTTTCTCGAAGTCTGATGATGAGAGAGATTTCTATGTAGATCGCGTGGAAGGATTTATCTTGTACATAGATCTTGATAAAGATCAGGAAGATTTAGATAAGGTCTATCAAGAACTAGAAGAGAATGCAGATCGGTATTGTTTAATTCCAAAATTGACCTTCTACGAGATCAAGAAGATCATGGAGACATTCGTAAATGAAAAAATTTACGATATTGATACCAAAGAAAAGTTTTTAGAAATCGTACAGTCTAAAAATGCTCGTGAGCAGTTTTTAGAGTTTTTATACGACCATGAGACAGAACAAGAGAAGTGGCAGCAGTTTTATGTTGAGCGTTCTCGCATTCGTATTATTGAGTGGTTGCGGAACAATAAGTTCCAGTTCGTTTTTGAAGAAGATCTTGATTTTTCAAAACATGTTTTAGAGCAGTTGAAGGTACACTTGTTTGACGCAAAAGTGTCAAAAGAGTTGACACAGGCTCGTCAGCTTCTTGTGAATAAATCTAAAGTATACTATTCGAATGAAGCTTTGAATCCTCGTCCTAAGAGAGGGCGTCCTCCCAAACAGTCTGCAAAGGTCGAGGCAGAGACCACCGTGTCTAGTGATATCTATACAAAAGTACCTTCTGCAGCGAGACGCTTTCTGTTCTTACCAGAAATTACGTCTGCTTCCTCGTTAACTTTTTCTGAAAAGTTTGATACGGAAGAAGAGTTCTTAGCACACTTGCGAGGAGGGGGTCGGTTGGAAGACCAACTAAATCTAGCTAAGTTTTCTGAGCGTTTTGATTCTTTGCGTGAATTGTCCGCTAAGCTTGGTTATGATGGAGATGGAGATGCCAGCGACTTCTTTGGTGAGGAATATGACGACGACGATGATGATGACGATGATGTTAAGCCGAAAAAGGCTGCCAAGCGTGGTCGTAAGAAGGCTCGTTCATAA
- the dapF gene encoding bifunctional diaminopimelate epimerase/glutamate racemase, which produces MGSFSPLMTYRYHLYSGTGNSFILGEFIPPLQHIVFLCQKEKVDGFLCVEPSEIADAKLTIFNSDGSEASMCGNGLRCVMAHVAQSLGLEDVSIETVRGVYQGKFFSMDRVLVDMTLLDWKKTKKTLTHVLPGMPEEVFFIDTGVPHVVVFVPDVNKVPVQEWGAFLRYHEDFRPNGVNVDFVQTKKEDTLLVYTYERGCERETLSCGTGMLASALVAADVFSLEQDFSLLVCSRSGNIVKIFSENGKVFLEGPVTLLNCSENIGEFAP; this is translated from the coding sequence ATGGGATCCTTTTCTCCTTTAATGACTTATAGGTATCATCTATATTCTGGAACTGGTAATAGTTTTATTTTAGGGGAGTTCATACCTCCCCTCCAACATATTGTGTTTCTATGCCAGAAAGAGAAGGTCGATGGATTTTTATGTGTAGAACCTTCTGAGATAGCAGATGCTAAGCTAACGATTTTTAATAGCGATGGATCTGAAGCTTCTATGTGTGGCAATGGATTGCGGTGCGTAATGGCTCATGTAGCTCAGAGTTTGGGCTTAGAGGATGTTTCCATTGAAACCGTTCGCGGGGTCTATCAAGGTAAGTTTTTTTCTATGGATCGAGTATTAGTTGATATGACATTACTTGATTGGAAGAAGACTAAGAAAACATTAACACATGTATTGCCTGGCATGCCGGAAGAGGTATTCTTTATTGATACGGGAGTCCCGCATGTTGTTGTCTTTGTTCCTGATGTGAATAAGGTTCCTGTACAAGAATGGGGGGCTTTCCTTCGTTATCATGAAGATTTTAGGCCTAATGGAGTCAATGTAGACTTTGTTCAGACAAAGAAAGAAGACACGCTACTTGTTTATACTTATGAGCGGGGATGCGAGCGAGAAACTCTTTCTTGTGGGACAGGAATGTTAGCGAGTGCTTTAGTTGCTGCAGATGTTTTTTCGTTAGAACAAGATTTTTCTCTGTTAGTATGTTCTCGGAGTGGAAACATTGTTAAGATTTTTTCTGAAAACGGTAAGGTTTTTTTAGAAGGGCCTGTAACCCTTTTGAATTGTAGTGAAAATATTGGGGAGTTTGCCCCCTAA
- a CDS encoding ATP-dependent Clp protease proteolytic subunit, producing the protein MPEGEMMHKLQDIIDRKLLDSRRIFFSEPVTEKSAAEAIKKLWYLELTSPGQPIVFVINSPGGSVDAGFAVWDQIKMISSPVTTVVTGLAASMGSVLSLCAAPGRRFATPHARIMIHQPSIGGTITGQATDLDIHAREILKTKARIIDVYVEATGQSREVIEKAIDRDMWMSANEAMEFGLLDGILFSFNDL; encoded by the coding sequence ATGCCTGAAGGGGAAATGATGCATAAGTTACAAGATATCATAGATAGAAAGTTGTTAGATTCTCGGCGTATTTTTTTCTCTGAGCCTGTAACAGAGAAGAGCGCTGCAGAGGCTATCAAAAAGCTTTGGTATTTGGAACTCACAAGTCCGGGACAGCCAATTGTATTCGTTATTAACAGTCCAGGGGGATCTGTTGACGCGGGATTTGCTGTTTGGGACCAAATTAAGATGATCTCTTCTCCTGTAACAACAGTAGTTACAGGGTTAGCAGCATCTATGGGATCTGTGTTAAGTTTATGCGCTGCTCCAGGAAGACGGTTTGCTACACCTCATGCGCGTATTATGATCCATCAACCTTCTATTGGAGGCACCATTACTGGCCAGGCCACTGATTTGGATATTCATGCGCGGGAGATTTTAAAAACTAAGGCTCGCATTATTGATGTGTATGTTGAAGCAACAGGGCAGTCTCGAGAGGTGATAGAGAAAGCTATTGATCGAGATATGTGGATGAGTGCCAATGAAGCTATGGAGTTTGGTCTATTAGATGGGATCCTTTTCTCCTTTAATGACTTATAG
- a CDS encoding glycine hydroxymethyltransferase — protein sequence MTSLLDKYLRNISGKGQQSLASVAYLAALDHLLHSFPSIGQSIVQELKSQRSRLKMIASENFSSLSVQLAMGNLLTDKYCEGSPFKRFYSCCENVDAIEWECVETAKELFGAESACVQPHSGADANLLAIMSIITQKIQSPAVQRLGYKTINDLPEQEYEALKAEMSQYKCLGPSLNSGGHLTHGTVRINVMSKLMHCLPYEVNLDTELFDYDVIAKIAKEHRPTVLIAGYSSYSRRLNFATLKQIAEDCGAVLWVDMAHFAGLVAGGVFIGEENPIPYADIVTTTTHKTLRGPRGGLVLAKKEYSDTLNKACPLMMGGPLPHVIAAKAVALKEAMTINFRKYAHQVVENARTLAEIFQRNGLRLLTGGTDNHMLIIDLTSLGVPGRIAEDMLTSVGIAVNRNSIPSDASGQWKTSGIRLGTPALTTLGMGSAEMEEVANIIAKVLRNITVRRNAEGSSSKSEGVLSEEIAQEARQRVADLLGRFPLYPEIDLETLV from the coding sequence ATGACTTCTTTATTAGATAAATATTTGAGAAATATTTCCGGGAAAGGACAGCAAAGTTTAGCATCCGTAGCTTATTTAGCAGCATTAGATCATCTATTACACTCTTTCCCATCCATAGGACAAAGCATAGTACAAGAATTGAAAAGTCAGCGATCTCGTTTGAAAATGATTGCTTCAGAGAACTTTTCTTCTCTATCTGTTCAGCTTGCTATGGGTAATTTACTCACAGATAAGTATTGTGAGGGAAGTCCATTCAAGCGTTTTTATTCTTGTTGTGAGAATGTGGACGCTATTGAGTGGGAGTGCGTGGAGACGGCAAAGGAATTATTTGGTGCAGAAAGTGCTTGTGTTCAGCCACATTCTGGAGCTGATGCAAACTTACTGGCTATTATGTCGATTATTACGCAGAAGATCCAAAGCCCAGCTGTTCAGAGACTGGGATACAAGACAATCAACGATCTCCCGGAACAAGAGTATGAGGCTTTAAAGGCCGAAATGTCTCAATACAAATGCCTAGGCCCGTCTTTAAATTCTGGCGGACATTTAACGCATGGGACTGTGCGTATAAATGTTATGTCTAAATTGATGCATTGTCTTCCTTATGAGGTCAACTTAGATACCGAGTTATTTGATTATGACGTGATAGCGAAAATAGCGAAAGAACATAGGCCTACTGTTCTTATTGCGGGCTACTCTTCTTATTCTAGACGATTAAACTTTGCTACACTGAAGCAAATTGCGGAAGATTGCGGTGCAGTTTTATGGGTGGATATGGCTCATTTCGCAGGATTAGTTGCTGGAGGTGTTTTTATCGGAGAAGAAAATCCTATTCCTTATGCAGATATCGTTACAACAACTACTCATAAGACTCTGCGAGGGCCAAGAGGGGGGCTTGTTTTAGCTAAAAAAGAATATTCTGATACTCTAAACAAAGCTTGTCCGTTAATGATGGGAGGTCCGCTTCCTCATGTAATTGCTGCCAAAGCAGTGGCTTTGAAAGAGGCTATGACAATAAATTTCAGGAAATATGCGCACCAGGTTGTCGAAAATGCTCGAACTTTAGCTGAAATTTTTCAGCGTAATGGTTTGAGATTATTAACTGGAGGAACCGATAATCATATGCTGATTATCGACCTGACTTCTCTTGGAGTTCCTGGACGTATCGCGGAGGATATGTTAACCTCTGTAGGTATTGCGGTGAATCGGAATTCTATTCCATCGGATGCTTCTGGACAGTGGAAAACTTCGGGTATTCGGTTAGGTACACCTGCTCTAACAACATTAGGTATGGGTAGTGCTGAAATGGAGGAAGTTGCGAATATTATCGCGAAAGTATTGCGAAATATTACTGTGAGACGCAATGCTGAGGGCAGTTCTAGTAAAAGTGAGGGAGTGCTATCGGAGGAGATCGCTCAAGAAGCGAGACAACGAGTAGCTGATTTATTAGGAAGATTCCCTCTTTACCCTGAAATCGATCTGGAAACGCTAGTTTAG
- a CDS encoding uroporphyrinogen-III synthase: MALYLGLNPSFAKQYSAIFQPIIRIIPFSKHAPQMRQARQFLVSASHVLLTSPSSTHCFFSSIKKTVSPSALMSKCFVTIGEATSSRVRAHLPKANIVQVPFPQSEAFQPILSSLPSNTSILYPHSSLARPIIRSLLNKLQYPFFSYSHYTVKPIKLSLNIFSPHKIIILTSPSIVRAYAKLFPSLPSKEHWCLGEISAEEFKKIFHCPPSKILFPIKESQGCC, from the coding sequence ATGGCACTGTATTTAGGGCTCAATCCATCCTTTGCTAAGCAATATTCTGCTATTTTTCAGCCAATTATTCGCATAATTCCTTTTTCAAAGCATGCCCCTCAGATGCGTCAAGCGAGGCAATTCCTTGTATCTGCTTCCCATGTTTTATTAACAAGCCCTTCATCCACCCACTGTTTTTTTTCTTCCATTAAGAAAACAGTTTCTCCGTCTGCGTTAATGAGCAAATGCTTCGTTACTATTGGAGAAGCTACCTCTTCTCGCGTACGCGCCCACCTTCCTAAAGCTAATATTGTGCAAGTTCCATTCCCTCAATCAGAAGCTTTTCAACCTATTCTATCCTCCCTCCCATCCAATACCTCTATATTATATCCTCATTCTTCCCTTGCTCGACCCATTATCCGATCTCTGCTTAACAAACTACAGTATCCCTTCTTTTCCTATTCCCACTACACTGTCAAACCTATCAAACTTTCTCTAAACATATTTTCCCCACACAAAATTATTATTCTTACCAGTCCTTCGATTGTTCGCGCATATGCGAAATTATTCCCATCCCTTCCTAGTAAAGAACACTGGTGCCTAGGTGAAATCAGCGCAGAGGAATTTAAAAAAATATTCCACTGCCCTCCATCTAAAATTCTCTTCCCAATAAAGGAATCCCAAGGCTGTTGCTAA
- the ispF gene encoding 2-C-methyl-D-erythritol 2,4-cyclodiphosphate synthase — MSEPSSCFVLPDPEWIYRVGIGQDSHRFLPSDNPKPCVLGGIIFENTPGFEANSDGDVVFHAICNAFSSVTHQVILGALADELLKAKGISDSAVYLKEAVASLKPTQKISHLAITIEGQRPKLLPKISAMREKIAEILRISLDSVNITATSGEGLTSMGQGHGVQCFCVLTVMEFCPR, encoded by the coding sequence ATGTCTGAACCATCCTCTTGTTTTGTTCTTCCGGATCCTGAATGGATTTACCGTGTCGGCATTGGGCAGGACAGTCACCGTTTTCTTCCTAGTGACAATCCTAAACCTTGTGTCTTAGGAGGGATTATTTTTGAAAACACCCCAGGTTTTGAGGCAAATTCGGACGGAGATGTCGTTTTTCATGCTATTTGCAATGCTTTTTCATCTGTAACACATCAAGTCATTTTAGGAGCATTGGCGGATGAACTATTAAAAGCAAAGGGGATTTCTGATAGTGCAGTTTATCTGAAGGAAGCGGTTGCATCTTTAAAGCCTACACAAAAGATCTCTCATCTGGCTATTACTATAGAGGGACAACGCCCTAAACTACTTCCTAAAATATCTGCTATGCGAGAAAAAATAGCAGAGATACTTCGAATCTCTTTAGATTCTGTTAACATCACAGCAACTTCTGGAGAAGGGCTAACGAGCATGGGCCAGGGACATGGCGTACAATGTTTCTGCGTTTTAACCGTTATGGAATTCTGCCCACGTTAA